A stretch of DNA from Plasmodium berghei ANKA genome assembly, chromosome: 11:
atatttagaaaataaattgaaataattatttatttaatttttatataaacacAACTATAATTCAactaaatttaattaaatatgcacatcgtttaaaattataacattAAAATCTAAtgaatgcatatatatacaaactAAATCAATATCATCCAATTAGATATATGAAATGAAGGTATAAAGTAAAAAGCACACTTCGGTCTTTCACtagtatattataataaatgcgGTAACTATAGATGAAATCAACCCTATTAccgaaaaaaaacatagtAGGGCTAAGGTTGCATATCTTTCGATTTTGTTCTTAAAagtatgcatatttttataatatatcaaattgGGTAAGATActaaaaagaaagaaacatgcatataatgtatatatatatatatacatatataaatatatgagcATACACGTATTTGGAATATTCGCTTACCATGATATGATGGATGAAGTAAATCCACCAAAAATACCtataaaatttgataatttaCTAACGTTGAATTCTACAAAGGCACATAAGCAAGTAACGAAAATTGCTGCGCATTTTCTTTGAAACATATCATCTCCTTGCGATTCAGATGTGCTTGAGTTTTCTGTATTTTCATCTAAGGTATATTCATCAAATGGGTTTTCGGTGTCATAGcgtaaaatatttgaaaaagaTGGCAAATATTCATTTCTTGTGAATAAAACAGAATATAATTTCTGGATTTTATTACGGATTGATGTATATAAAGATATCATACTAGGATAGGTTgcaataaaatttaatggaattgaaaaaaaaaaggatatacataaaaaaaatttgcatAAAAGTATCGACATATTTGTTTCttcataatttaatataatgttATCTTTGGTTGTATTTAAAAAGGATAAATATCCTAATAAGCCAaataatgtataaaaaataacttgTATTAATATACTTCTTGATTCCGATTTTGTTACTCTTCTTTGTGTTGGTTGATTAAATTGCCCAGTTATAAAGCAAGCATTTGATTGTTgcgaaaatgaaaataacaatatattaaaacatttaaaaaaatgcttatttattttaaataatgaaatgtttttttctgGTAATAAActcatataatatttgcTTTGATATCCAACTGCTAATACAGTTAATgttatagaaaataatgaaaaaactaaaaaacaattaataGAACCTATATGCTCTCTAAATGTTAATGGGAGCACTAATAAGCATATAACTATCGTTATAAATATACGATTAGAAATAAAGCTAGGGAAATTAAaggtatataaaatattacttAAATAATCATTCACCAGTATTAACACTAATACATAGCctgataaaaatgaaaatgttaAGCCAAAATCAATAAGTGttttgtaatatttatttccaatcttttctaataaatttccatatacaaatatattatgttcaAGTGATGACATGcacaaaatatttgtagTTATGTAGGATTCTAGTGagtttaataatataagtaTAATACTCAAAATTATCCCAAGCTCTGAAAAAACGTATGGAATTGATAAAAGACCTACGCCAATAGCtgtacataaaaataaaactgtACTTGATCTTACGCCACCAGGTGTAAATGGACTAAATGCTCTCCTCTtccatgttttttttgtatttgtctggttttcttcatataatttgttttttcctttttcatttatttcttgatcatcatattttatatgagCTATTGAAATATGCTTATTATGACTATTTTTACTgtttttactattattcatcttattattatacttaTTTTGGTGATACCAATTGTTCCCCATATTATAATTCTTACTACTTTCGTCAactaaatttattttttttgtgctttctaaactatttatatttatatatgggGTTATGCTTTCCATATTGGTGTctatttgttttgtttcatctcctcttttattattaaacaCAAAAACTCTGTTATAATTGGAATTAACtcctatattatttttacttattCCGGCATTTTCATCATCATGTTTCtccaaataattataattgtcattgttttttttataattcaCTATATTTTGAACCACATCATTTGTAGAATGACAATAATctaatatatctatattattagccattctattaaaaaatagatGCAATCATTCATACCAATAACGAGAAAAGCTTATTGGATAAACTAATGGAAATCAAAtaacttttaaaaattcttCAAGTTGATATACAAGCATCTGCATATATtacttatatattaaatcaaattaaaaagtaaATCTTAGTaggatatatatacatcCATTCTTACTCTGTATATATacagtttttattttaacatgcatatatatagggagtgaaatatttttgatatattgGACGGTGATAAATGtaataagaaatatatagagaatcgaaaaaatgaatcaaaaatgattaatattatgaaatagTAGAAACACTTATATAAACAGTGAACATATGCAACGTTATGGAatggaaaattatatttccatCGTAACCctattacaaaaaatatgtcacgagttttaattaataactatataattcctcaataaaaaatatgcaataataaaatattttttttacaaatatataaaatatagaagaATTAAAACCACGACGAGTACAacaaaatgtaaaaatataaaaaatttccATAAATATAGTATGATTATAATAACGAAACACTAcataaatcaaaatatttttataatttgattaatatataaatatgtggatggtatatatatacgtttataaaaaattattataccccagaataaaaatacagcAGCAATGGagtaaattaattttaataaatatacatataaaagaaaactGTTATacttttatcatatatcaaattatttatatatacttattaGGAAGTTATAACTTTATTATTCACATATTTTACTCTCTTATGAGGAAAcaatatatctataaatTTAAGTACTTTGAAGCACCATATTaaataacatataaaaaatgagcaaaacaataatttatagatttttaatttaagtttccaaatattatattgtatatattcccaatatataattgttctaaatatttattatatactatTTGATTTGTATTGTTTTGgattaatttcattttatttaaattatattaattttttattgttttaagtatttttttaaaaatgaaacttGTGTTTTAGGAACTGTGTTAATACCTATCACATCGGATTagaaaaaagataaaaagaaaaaaattacctGTTCTTTTTAATACAGTCccctttttcatttaatattaatgtatAGGAATAAaggtatatattatatatgtgggttatatattttatttttttaatgttttaacatttattatatatatatacatatttaaattttatataaaaaatggagaatattttaaaaaattttcgAATGTTGAACATACCTGTAAAGGATAATCCCCTTTTGACATTAAATGTAAGACGCTCACAGTTACATCTGCTTATAACATTTGTTTATATGATaaagtatataataaatgtgaTACTCATTATAAAACAGATAGACATATCTGCATATAtgttcttattttttttagttgtttatatttagcTGTAAAAATGATAGTGATGAAGACAATATGCATAACGAAACGCTATGTGTAGGGGTCcttgataatatatttaaccacaacgatataaaaaagtttttttctaattttgGAACTATTAAATCTTTTAATGTTTTAGAAAAAGAgtatttatcaaaaaatttcCAAAATTTTGCttattgcatatatataaaatatatagaagaAAATACAATTGAAACTATTTTAAGATATACTGttgatttaaataattgttttaCAAGTAACACCTATGttccatattttataaatat
This window harbors:
- a CDS encoding amino acid transporter AAT1, putative, producing MANNIDILDYCHSTNDVVQNIVNYKKNNDNYNYLEKHDDENAGISKNNIGVNSNYNRVFVFNNKRGDETKQIDTNMESITPYININSLESTKKINLVDESSKNYNMGNNWYHQNKYNNKMNNSKNSKNSHNKHISIAHIKYDDQEINEKGKNKLYEENQTNTKKTWKRRAFSPFTPGGVRSSTVLFLCTAIGVGLLSIPYVFSELGIILSIILILLNSLESYITTNILCMSSLEHNIFVYGNLLEKIGNKYYKTLIDFGLTFSFLSGYVLVLILVNDYLSNILYTFNFPSFISNRIFITIVICLLVLPLTFREHIGSINCFLVFSLFSITLTVLAVGYQSKYYMSLLPEKNISLFKINKHFFKCFNILLFSFSQQSNACFITGQFNQPTQRRVTKSESRSILIQVIFYTLFGLLGYLSFLNTTKDNIILNYEETNMSILLCKFFLCISFFFSIPLNFIATYPSMISLYTSIRNKIQKLYSVLFTRNEYLPSFSNILRYDTENPFDEYTLDENTENSSTSESQGDDMFQRKCAAIFVTCLCAFVEFNVSKLSNFIGIFGGFTSSIISCILPNLIYYKNMHTFKNKIERYATLALLCFFSVIGLISSIVTAFIIIY
- a CDS encoding RNA-binding protein, putative, encoding MENILKNFRMLNIPVKDNPLLTLNLFIFSCKNDSDEDNMHNETLCVGVLDNIFNHNDIKKFFSNFGTIKSFNVLEKEYLSKNFQNFAYCIYIKYIEENTIETILRYTVDLNNCFTSNTYVPYFINMESKKYTYYLQKYYDDYYNLNIGRKTIIKDILNLNKDNKHPKKTNLVDNDGFTVVQKHIDKPDNINSIFSNNNEKIKNFTKKRKSKIHEGFYLFQKKRSFNNSNPILPKNKKTKK